The Lytechinus pictus isolate F3 Inbred chromosome 10, Lp3.0, whole genome shotgun sequence genome includes a window with the following:
- the LOC129270461 gene encoding E3 ubiquitin-protein ligase SMURF2-like, translating into MERCWLPDPFAKVVVDGSGQCHSTDYCKGTLDPKWNQHYDLFLSLSDSITLSVWNHRKIHKKQGAGFLGCVKILSHAIQRLKDTGYQRLDLCKHKPEDGDNIRGQIVISLTSRDRVGSSASGAVVDSRNINPHPMLPSDPNELPDGWEERMSTSGRVYFVNHLTRTTQWDRPTRPASECSHAPSSRTSTHANGHHHNHHHLSSSSSSSSSSQHHRGTGHGDRGGGSGEGHEGGRSGASSRHGRSSDDHNKYSRRASSRLRNYMDRSTLHRVIDLPEGYEQRTTSQGQVYFLDTSTGDSTWHDPRLPRDLHINEADLGGLPPGWETRHTATGRVYYVDHNNRTTQFTDPRLDAQIINRAMSKQNGNTDSSPVPKYKRDLVQKMKILHAELATVQPQTGHCRIEVSRENIFEESYRQIMKLKPKDLRKRLAIKFKSEEGLDYGGITREWLYLLSHEMLNPYYGLFQYSRDDIYTLQINPDSGVNPEHLSYFHFVGRVIGLAIFHGHYIDGGFTMPFYKQLLGKPVSLEDMETVDPEVYRSLVWILENDITGILENTFAVEHNSFGQMQVHELKPNGMNIPVTEENKKKYVKLFVQWRFLRGIEPQFLALQKGFHELIPPRLLRPFDERELELLINGLGKIDVEDWKNNTRLKNCSLETAIVQWFWQAVDSFDEEKRARLLQFVTGTSKVPLEGFKALQGSTGALSPRLFTIHQIDASTDLLPKAHTCFNRLDIPPYENYSKFLDKLTCAIEETCGFTGE; encoded by the exons ATGGAAAGATGCT GGTTACCGGATCCCTTTGCCAAGGTAGTGGTTGATGGATCAGGGCAGTGCCATTCTACAGACTACTGCAAAGGAACTCTCGACCCAAAATGGAACCAGCATTATGATTT ATTTTTGAGTTTAAGTGACAGCATCACACTGAGTGTATGGAATCATCGGAAGATCCACAAGAAGCAGGGAGCTGGTTTCCTGGGCTGTGTCAAGATTCTTTCCCATGCCATTCAAAGGCTGAAAGACACCGGTT ATCAAAGGTTAGATCTATGCAAGCACAAACCGGAGGATGGAGACAACATCCGCGGTCAGATCGTCATCAGTCTTACATCGAGAGATCGGGTTGGGTCATCAGCGAGCGGAGCGGTGGTCGACTCTCGTAACATCAACCCACATCCTATGCTACCTTCAGATCCAAATGAGCTGCCTGATGG GTGGGAGGAGCGTATGTCAACCTCAGGAAGAGTGTATTTTGTCAATCACCTCACAAGAACAACACAATGGGACAGACCTACTAG GCCTGCTTCTGAGTGCAGCCATGCTCCTTCATCACGGACGTCCACCCACGCCAATGGtcaccatcacaaccaccaccacctctcatcgtcgtcatcgtcgtcCTCCTCATCTCAACATCATAGAGGAACTGGTCATGGCGATAGAGGAGGGGGCAGTGGGGAGGGTCATGAAGGGGGGCGGTCAGGGGCGTCCAGTCGGCATGGTCGCTCATCGGACGACCACAACAAGTACAGCAGAAGAGCATCCTCAAGGCTCAGAAACTACATGGATCGATCAACATTGCACAGAGTCATCGATCTGCCAGAGGGATATG AACAACGAACAACGTCACAAGGCCAGGTCTACTTCTTAGACACGAGTACGGGGGACAGTACGTGGCACGACCCTCGACTACCACGTGACCTTCACATCAACGAGGCTGACCTCGGAGGGCTCCCTCCTGGTTGGGAGACGAGACACACGGCTACTGGGAGGGTCTACTATGTAGACCATAATAACAGGACAACGCAGTTCACCGATCCAAGGCTTGATGCTCAGATCATTAATAGGGCTATGTCAaa GCAAAATGGCAATACAGATTCATCACCTGTACCGAAGTACAAGCGAGACCTTGTCCAGAAGATGAAGATATTACATGCAGAGTTAGCTACAGTTCAACCTCAGACTGGACACTGTAGGATAGAGGTCTCAAGAGAAAACATCTTTGAG GAATCCTACCGTCAGATCATGAAGCTGAAGCCGAAGGACCTTAGGAAACGCTTGGCCATCAAGTTCAAGTCAGAGGAGGGTCTGGACTATGGAGGCATCACAAGGGAGTGGCTCTACCTCCTATCACACGAGATGCTCAATCCTTACTATGGTCTCTTCCAGTACTCCAGGGATGATATCTATACATTACAGATCAACCCAGACTCAGGAGTCAATCCA GAACATCTATCCTACTTCCATTTTGTTGGACGAGTGATTGGTCTTGCCATCTTTCATGGTCACTACATAGATGGAGGTTTCACCATGCCATTCTACAAGCAGCTTCTAGGAAAGCCAGTCAGTCTTGAGGACATGGAGACAGTAGACCCTGAGGTTTACAGGAGTCTTGTATGGATACT AGAGAATGATATCACTGGTATACTGGAGAATACGTTTGCAGTGGAACACAACTCATTCGGACAGATGCAGGTCCATGAACTCAAACCCAATGGTATGAATATCCCAGTCACAGAGGAAAACAAGAAGAAATATGTCAA ACTGTTCGTGCAATGGCGTTTCCTGCGTGGCATCGAACCCCAGTTCCTGGCTCTCCAGAAGGGCTTTCACGAGCTCATCCCACCGCGGCTCCTCAGACCGTTCGACGAGCGTGAGCTGGAACTCCTGATCAACGGCCTGGGCAAGATCGACGTTGAGGACTGGAAGAACAATACCAGGCTGAAGAACTGTTCTCTGGAGACTGCCATTGTCCAATGGTTCTGGCAAGCAGTTGATTCCTTTGATGAGGAGAAGAGAGCAAGACTCTTGCAGTTTGTAACTGGAACATCCAAGGTGCCTTTAGAAGGGTTCAAGGCACTTCAAG GTTCTACTGGTGCATTGAGCCCACGTCTGTTCACCATTCATCAAATAGATGCTAGCACAGACCTTTTACCCAAGGCCCACACATG CTTCAACCGTCTTGACATCCCACCATATGAAAACTACTCCAAGTTCCTTGACAAACTGACGTGTGCTATAGAGGAGACGTGTGGTTTTACTGGCGAATGA